A window of Ipomoea triloba cultivar NCNSP0323 chromosome 2, ASM357664v1 contains these coding sequences:
- the LOC116009744 gene encoding uncharacterized protein LOC116009744, giving the protein MAMRTFYNEIKGMKVKEVPAHLKPMMSMDYVKSAAKRGLDNYHAKYIQTNSIDPLYHVCFGGMLFSYLVALPEERRHLEHQQHAGGH; this is encoded by the coding sequence ATGGCGATGAGGACTTTCTACAACGAGATAAAGGGGATGAAAGTGAAGGAAGTGCCGGCGCACCTGAAGCCGATGATGTCCATGGATTACGTCAAGAGTGCGGCGAAGAGGGGATTGGATAACTACCACGCAAAGTACATCCAGACTAACTCCATCGACCCGCTCTATCACGTCTGCTTCGGCGGCATGCTTTTCTCATACCTCGTCGCTCTCCCCGAGGAGCGCCGCCATCTCGAGCATCAGCAGCATGCCGGCGGCCATTGA